A single Pseudomonas sp. MM223 DNA region contains:
- the etfA gene encoding Electron transfer flavoprotein subunit alpha (*Name etfA) has translation MTILVVAEYENGAVAPATLNTVAAAAKIGGDVHVLVAGQNVGGIAESAAKIAGVAKVLVADNAAYAHVLPENVAPLIKELASGYSHVLAPATTNGKNILPRVAALLDVDQISEIISVESADTFKRPIYAGNAIATVQSSASVKVITVRTTGFDPVAAEGGSAAVEAVGAAHNAGISAFVGEELAKSDRPELTAAKIVVSGGRGMGNGDNFKHLYSLADKLGAAVGASRAAVDAGFVPNDMQVGQTGKIVAPQLYIAVGISGAIQHLAGMKDSKVIVAINKDEEAPIFQVADYGLVADLFEAVPELEKLV, from the coding sequence TTGCCGCTGCCGCCAAGATTGGTGGTGACGTCCACGTACTGGTCGCTGGCCAGAACGTGGGTGGCATTGCCGAATCCGCTGCCAAGATTGCTGGTGTGGCCAAGGTACTGGTTGCCGATAACGCCGCCTACGCCCACGTGCTGCCAGAGAACGTCGCGCCGCTGATCAAAGAGCTGGCGAGCGGTTACAGCCACGTGCTGGCCCCGGCCACGACCAACGGCAAGAACATCCTGCCGCGCGTTGCCGCGCTGCTGGATGTGGACCAGATCTCCGAGATCATCTCGGTGGAGTCCGCCGACACCTTCAAGCGCCCGATCTATGCCGGCAACGCCATTGCCACCGTGCAATCGAGTGCTTCGGTCAAGGTCATCACCGTGCGTACCACCGGCTTCGACCCAGTCGCCGCCGAAGGTGGCTCGGCTGCCGTTGAAGCAGTGGGTGCCGCGCACAACGCCGGTATCTCGGCCTTCGTCGGTGAAGAGCTGGCCAAGTCCGACCGCCCAGAGCTGACCGCTGCCAAGATCGTCGTTTCCGGCGGCCGCGGCATGGGCAACGGTGACAACTTCAAGCACCTGTACAGCCTGGCCGACAAGCTCGGCGCTGCCGTTGGTGCTTCGCGTGCCGCGGTTGACGCAGGCTTCGTGCCGAACGACATGCAGGTCGGCCAGACCGGCAAGATCGTTGCGCCACAGCTGTACATCGCCGTCGGTATCTCCGGCGCGATCCAGCACCTGGCCGGCATGAAAGACTCCAAAGTGATCGTTGCGATCAACAAGGACGAAGAAGCGCCGATCTTCCAGGTAGCCGACTACGGCCTGGTCGCTGACCTGTTCGAAGCGGTTCCGGAGCTGGAAAAGCTGGTCTGA